The Betta splendens chromosome 2, fBetSpl5.4, whole genome shotgun sequence nucleotide sequence ATACATCACTGTGAGCATTTTGATTTGTAAGGTCCTTAGATTGAAAACACTGGGTGTGATGCTTGTGTTGATGATTTTTTAGTTAAGTACAACATCTTTAAAATGTGAGCTTATGTCTAATTTTATTTTAGGTGCACTTTAGTTGTTGCTTTAACAAtttgagttttgatttgttcaggatgagaacatttgtttttaaaatgaataaatgaaatcacATGCTTACTTCTAGACTTACTAGATTCCTCTGTTCAGTCCTATTCTCAGTTTgtgattcaataaatcaaactaAAACGAATACATTAATAAGTTCAAACCTCTTTTAGTGTTATACAGTTACTTGTTGCAAACGCAAATGACTCACTTTGACGAAGGAAACAGGACATTGGGTCAACCCTCCACCAAAAAAGCCCATATTGTAACATCTAAAGAACTTGTTTTTCATCACAAGCGCATTTGGGCATTTTCATCTTTGGCGTCTTCAGCAGTGCAGAAGGTGAGTGTCTGGACTAGTTTTTTTATAACAGGTAAAGATAGAAAAAATGTAACATTCATATTAAAAACCTATAAgtaaaaagctaaaataaacaTAGTATCATTTTTGCTCTGACAGTTTATCACTTGGTTTCCATCCACAGTCATGTCCATCACTTTCCACTTCAAGATTGATTACAACGACACTGACTACAACGATACCTACCTTGATGATGACACATCGCCATGTTACATGAAACTGCTGGAACCTACAGCAGCTGTGACCTTCTCTGCCATCAACATTATCATCTTCCTACTGGCAATACCAGGAAACCTGTTGGTGGGGTGGGTGATtggctccagcaggctggcgcTGACGCCTTCCGACGTGTACTTGTTTCATCTGACAATTGCAGATGGTTTGATGGCCCTCACCATTCCGTTCAAGTCTGTTGAGTTGATCCAAGGATGGATATTCGGAGACTTCATGTGCAAACTCGTCAGCCTCGTCTTCGAAACCAACTTCTACACCAGCATTATCTTCCTGGCCTGCATTAGTGTTGACCGGTACCTTGTGATCGTGTGTGCCAGCGAGACGCTGAAGAGTCGCAGGAGGATGTGCAGCTGGATCCTGTGCGCAGCAGTGTGGGCCCTCGGAGTCGCTTTCTCGCTGCCATCACTTTTCAATGAGGTCTCTAAGTTGCACAATGACTCAAACATATTAACCTGCTCTGAAAGCTTTACGCTGGGCAGTGCCACTTCATGGAGACTGGCCACGCGTGGGTTCCGCCACCTTTTTGGCTTTTTGCTCCCTCTGTTTGTCATGATAACCTGCTACAGCGTCACCATATCAAGGCTGCTGCTCACCCGTGGTTTCCAGAAGCACCGGGCCATGAAAGTGATCATAGTGGTCGTGATTGCGTTTTTATTGTGCTGGACACCGTACCACCTAACCATGATCGTAGACACACTCATGAGGGGATCTTTAATACCATTTGACTGTGCAAAGAGGACGTCAGTGACTGCAGCTTTCAGGGTGACCCACAGCCTGGCTCTGTTCCACAGCTGCATTAACCCCCTACTCTATGCATTTGTTGGGGAGAGGTTCAGGAAGAAAATGATGCAGCTGCTTGACAGGAAACTCAGACAAGAGCGGTCATCATTGTCAAGGTTCAGCAGGTCCACGTCTCAGACTTCAGAAGCAAGTGGAATGGTTTTCTGAAATAATATCtctatttttaataatttaggCTTGTTAGTCCATAAATATTGTAAAGGTTTGTAGTTGTATACTTTCCACGTACTCGTAGCCAGAGATTTCTTTTAAATTACACTGATCTTTCGTGTTGCTGATATTCTTTGGGTTGTACAATGTTGCCACCTACTGAGCTCACTCAAGCTGTTTGTGTTCCTATTTCTCAACATATTTAGGAGGTGCTGCGCTGTTTATTAGGCAAATCTtctactgtgtgttttttggaAATCACCCACATTACTCTGACAGTAATGATCTAGTTGATAGGAAAAATATAGCTTGTGAGGCGTGTGTGCCTTTAACAAAAGTTGACTATGTAAATATTCCAATTTAATAAAACTTTATAATCCTGAAGTGTCTGTTTATTTTCACACTATCAGATAAAATGACTAATACCTCTCACAGCATAAATTATTCACAAAGGTCTGTGCATTTTTAACGAAGCCgaagttatttttgtattttagtaAATCGTCTCGTAACGAA carries:
- the LOC114842055 gene encoding C-X-C chemokine receptor type 1: MSITFHFKIDYNDTDYNDTYLDDDTSPCYMKLLEPTAAVTFSAINIIIFLLAIPGNLLVGWVIGSSRLALTPSDVYLFHLTIADGLMALTIPFKSVELIQGWIFGDFMCKLVSLVFETNFYTSIIFLACISVDRYLVIVCASETLKSRRRMCSWILCAAVWALGVAFSLPSLFNEVSKLHNDSNILTCSESFTLGSATSWRLATRGFRHLFGFLLPLFVMITCYSVTISRLLLTRGFQKHRAMKVIIVVVIAFLLCWTPYHLTMIVDTLMRGSLIPFDCAKRTSVTAAFRVTHSLALFHSCINPLLYAFVGERFRKKMMQLLDRKLRQERSSLSRFSRSTSQTSEASGMVF